One stretch of Acidimicrobiia bacterium DNA includes these proteins:
- a CDS encoding lipopolysaccharide assembly protein LapA domain-containing protein, producing the protein MSKDSDNWDDFTLSKEEPVPEEVHTGKEPPGLRQDGTGIRWSLIAGLILIAAITILAAQNTQNVRLNYLGWTGRAPLVAIILATVFVAVLIDEAVGFFWRRRHRRLVAEREELRRLRSERSSN; encoded by the coding sequence ATGAGCAAGGACTCAGACAACTGGGATGACTTCACCCTGAGCAAAGAAGAGCCGGTCCCCGAGGAGGTTCACACAGGCAAAGAGCCTCCGGGTCTCCGCCAGGACGGAACGGGCATACGCTGGAGTCTGATTGCCGGTCTGATCCTCATTGCCGCCATCACAATCCTGGCGGCCCAAAACACGCAGAACGTGCGGCTCAACTACCTCGGCTGGACCGGCCGGGCTCCGCTTGTCGCCATCATTCTGGCGACGGTGTTCGTTGCCGTACTCATCGATGAGGCGGTCGGGTTCTTCTGGCGGCGCCGGCACCGGCGCTTGGTCGCCGAACGAGAGGAGCTCAGGCGACTCCGATCCGAGCGCTCCTCTAACTGA
- a CDS encoding MFS transporter has product MSTQPVDEATYKRRIRAWTMYDWANSAFATTILAAVLPAYYSEVAGATLPSAAVATAYWTTTLSISLIIVALISPVLGTIADVIRGKKKLLSIFVGVGVLGTGLLVLVSTGDWLLASVFFIVGRVGFAAANVFYDSLLPHVARPEDQDSVSARGYAIGYLGGGLLLAVNVAMIFIIGSETGARLSFLSVAIWWAVFSIPILRRVPEPPAAGGDLRPGETVIRVSFARLGETLQNLRRYKELFKYLIAFLIYNDGIGTIIGVAVIYGAELGFGTTELILAILLVQFVGIPFSLVFGRIPRSADPNRAIYLAFIVFNIVALPLVGIIGARAMPADTVGAAPAPFVASGGMVGEGIYAITDPAVELSGAWSTITAATVAEQTGGISDAAAAVAPVVLAVALTGLVVAWVVARRHKRAGSKSTPWMAISIGTAGLVGLLVAALGQLIVLTTADPIAHSTASGPAAVQLEYNGRQVEITHSAGPDHGTWTVEVDGSPLIEDGEPVEIDAGNDTLRYGVRTTIDAGAPGAHTLTVRNGGGVIAIGEIEVLPPIRASNLGTILASLLIVEIIGLALSALFGKQLFGAAADAMTTKRAIILALIAYAFIAVWGFFLDAVIEFWYLAWLVAVVQGGSQALSRSLYSSMSPTSVSGEFFGFFSVMSKFSSIVGPVIFAGAVAVFGNSRPAVLSLVAFFAVGIVLLQRVDVEEGRRVAIEADRRLLGNNREGET; this is encoded by the coding sequence ATGAGCACCCAGCCGGTCGACGAAGCGACATACAAGAGACGTATCCGAGCCTGGACGATGTACGACTGGGCCAACTCGGCGTTTGCCACGACGATCCTCGCCGCAGTGCTCCCGGCCTACTACAGCGAAGTGGCAGGTGCGACGCTGCCAAGCGCAGCCGTGGCCACGGCCTACTGGACCACGACTCTGAGTATCTCGCTGATCATCGTTGCCCTGATTTCTCCCGTCCTCGGCACCATCGCCGATGTCATACGCGGAAAGAAAAAGCTCCTTTCGATCTTCGTTGGTGTTGGCGTTCTCGGCACCGGCCTCCTGGTTCTCGTCAGCACCGGTGACTGGTTGCTCGCTTCCGTTTTCTTCATAGTCGGGCGGGTCGGGTTCGCGGCCGCCAATGTGTTCTACGACTCCCTCCTTCCACACGTCGCTCGCCCCGAAGATCAGGATTCAGTGTCGGCACGGGGCTACGCAATCGGGTACCTAGGTGGCGGCCTCCTGCTGGCGGTCAACGTTGCGATGATCTTCATCATCGGGTCGGAGACGGGCGCCCGCCTGTCGTTCCTGTCGGTGGCGATCTGGTGGGCCGTTTTCTCGATTCCAATCCTCCGTCGAGTCCCCGAGCCGCCGGCTGCCGGGGGCGACCTGCGACCCGGCGAAACCGTCATCCGGGTCAGCTTTGCTCGCCTCGGCGAAACGCTGCAGAACCTCCGCCGGTACAAGGAACTCTTCAAGTACCTAATCGCTTTCCTCATCTACAACGACGGAATAGGCACGATCATCGGTGTGGCGGTCATCTACGGGGCGGAACTCGGCTTCGGCACCACCGAGTTGATCCTGGCGATCCTGCTCGTTCAATTCGTCGGCATCCCCTTCAGCCTCGTCTTCGGCCGAATACCGAGGTCCGCCGACCCGAACCGGGCGATCTACCTTGCCTTCATCGTTTTCAACATCGTTGCCCTGCCGCTGGTGGGCATCATCGGTGCACGGGCGATGCCGGCCGACACCGTCGGAGCGGCCCCCGCTCCGTTTGTGGCGAGCGGTGGAATGGTCGGCGAAGGGATCTACGCCATCACGGACCCGGCCGTGGAGCTATCAGGAGCGTGGAGCACCATCACCGCCGCCACCGTCGCCGAGCAAACAGGTGGGATCAGCGACGCGGCGGCTGCGGTTGCTCCGGTGGTTCTCGCCGTAGCCCTCACGGGTCTCGTGGTGGCCTGGGTCGTGGCACGCCGGCATAAGCGGGCCGGCTCCAAATCAACACCCTGGATGGCCATCAGCATTGGAACCGCCGGACTCGTCGGGTTGCTAGTCGCAGCACTCGGTCAGTTGATTGTCCTGACCACTGCCGACCCCATCGCCCATTCGACCGCCTCAGGTCCGGCTGCGGTGCAACTCGAATACAACGGCCGGCAGGTCGAGATCACCCACAGTGCAGGACCCGACCACGGGACCTGGACGGTCGAGGTCGATGGAAGCCCTCTGATCGAAGACGGCGAACCGGTCGAGATCGATGCAGGCAACGACACGCTCCGGTACGGAGTGCGCACGACCATCGACGCCGGAGCCCCCGGGGCCCACACCCTGACCGTCCGAAACGGCGGAGGCGTAATTGCGATCGGGGAAATCGAAGTCCTCCCGCCAATCCGCGCCAGCAACCTCGGAACGATCCTGGCGAGCCTGCTGATCGTCGAGATCATCGGGTTGGCGCTGTCTGCCCTGTTCGGCAAACAGTTGTTCGGCGCCGCTGCGGACGCAATGACCACCAAGCGGGCCATCATCCTGGCGCTCATCGCCTACGCCTTCATTGCCGTGTGGGGGTTCTTCCTCGACGCGGTAATCGAATTCTGGTATCTCGCCTGGTTGGTAGCCGTCGTTCAAGGTGGGAGCCAGGCCCTCAGCCGCAGCCTCTACTCATCGATGTCGCCGACGTCGGTCAGCGGCGAGTTCTTCGGGTTCTTCTCAGTCATGTCGAAGTTCTCATCGATCGTCGGTCCCGTGATTTTCGCCGGAGCTGTTGCCGTCTTCGGCAACAGCCGCCCCGCCGTCCTCAGTCTGGTTGCCTTCTTTGCCGTTGGTATCGTTCTGCTGCAACGAGTTGATGTTGAAGAGGGCCGCAGGGTGGCGATCGAAGCGGATCGGCGTTTGCTGGGCAATAACCGGGAGGGCGAAACATGA
- a CDS encoding cystathionine gamma-synthase family protein: MCAKWDDSIEGRKLHPESLMLGYGYKPEWSEGSLKSPIFQTSTFVFKTAEEGKAFFEVAYGLRKANEGEGIGLIYSRLNNPDLEILEDRLSVWDGAEAAAAFKSGMAAISTTMWAYLRPGDVLLYSRPIYGGTDHLANFVLPEFGITPIEFECRDTIDSIEARLTRDAPGRRIGLILIETPANPTNDLIDIAMGVELARRHSTDDHKVPVAVDNTFLGPVFQRPLDHGADIVIYSATKFIGGHSDLIAGAALGSEEMMAPVRAMRTFLGTMVGPWTGWLLLRSLETLNLRMTRQAANAARVAEFLRDHDKVSNLHYLGHLDAGHPQFELFKRQCLGSGSMIAFEIPGGEPAAFRFLNALKMVHLAVSLGGTESLAEHPASMTHADVEREEKDRLGVTEGLVRISIGVEHPDDLILDIGQALDAV; this comes from the coding sequence ATGTGTGCGAAATGGGACGATTCGATCGAAGGTCGAAAGCTGCACCCTGAAAGCCTCATGTTGGGGTACGGGTACAAGCCGGAGTGGTCGGAAGGTTCGCTCAAGAGCCCGATCTTTCAGACCTCCACGTTCGTATTCAAGACGGCCGAGGAAGGCAAGGCTTTCTTCGAAGTCGCCTACGGTCTGCGCAAAGCAAACGAGGGCGAGGGTATAGGGCTCATATACAGCCGCCTCAACAATCCCGACCTGGAAATCCTCGAAGACCGCCTGTCGGTGTGGGACGGGGCCGAGGCAGCCGCCGCCTTCAAGTCGGGGATGGCGGCGATCAGCACAACGATGTGGGCATATTTGCGGCCCGGCGACGTGCTCCTCTACAGCCGTCCGATTTATGGTGGCACCGACCACCTGGCCAACTTCGTGCTCCCGGAGTTCGGTATCACGCCGATCGAATTCGAATGCCGGGATACCATCGACTCCATCGAAGCTCGCCTCACACGCGACGCCCCCGGTCGGCGGATCGGGCTCATTCTGATCGAGACACCGGCCAACCCCACCAACGACCTGATCGACATCGCGATGGGGGTCGAACTCGCCCGCAGGCACTCGACAGACGATCACAAGGTCCCGGTCGCCGTCGACAACACCTTTCTGGGACCGGTGTTCCAGCGGCCGCTGGACCACGGAGCAGACATCGTCATCTACTCGGCCACCAAGTTCATCGGGGGGCATTCCGATTTGATCGCCGGAGCCGCCCTCGGCTCGGAAGAGATGATGGCTCCGGTGAGGGCGATGCGCACATTTCTCGGAACCATGGTCGGCCCCTGGACGGGCTGGCTCCTCCTCCGCAGCCTCGAGACGTTGAACCTACGGATGACCCGCCAGGCTGCCAATGCCGCCCGGGTCGCCGAGTTCCTTCGCGACCACGACAAAGTTTCGAATCTCCACTACCTCGGCCATCTCGACGCGGGCCACCCACAGTTCGAGCTGTTCAAGCGCCAGTGTCTCGGCTCCGGGTCGATGATCGCCTTCGAGATCCCCGGCGGAGAACCGGCGGCCTTCCGCTTCCTCAACGCGCTCAAGATGGTGCATCTAGCAGTTTCGCTCGGCGGGACCGAATCACTGGCAGAGCACCCGGCCAGCATGACCCACGCCGACGTGGAACGCGAGGAGAAGGACCGCCTGGGTGTCACAGAAGGGCTGGTCCGGATCTCGATCGGCGTCGAGCACCCGGATGATCTGATTCTGGATATCGGCCAAGCGCTGGATGCGGTGTGA
- a CDS encoding EAL domain-containing protein yields the protein MNRVGADFRLLLVEDSRADAHLVQLMLDGAEPSSWVMTHVSTLADARSALRNHLFDCILLDLTLPDADRLEGLEQVRALAPSVPVVVLTGHDDEELALTALHEGAQDYLIKGQVDGALLVRAIRYSVERQRAELELAFQSTHDVLTGLPNRILFIDRLGLGLARMRRKPSMLAVMFLDIDGFKFINDSLGHDTGDDLLRAVAERIREALRPGDTVARFGGDEFTILSEEIGDASEAIRIADRLRATLQSPFLLDGQEFFVTASIGIVLADDPDDRPEDLLRDADAAMYQAKDRGKARYELFDEVMRVRVARRIETETGLHRAIENGEFTLLYQPEIELTTGRVVGVEALVSWQHASRGLVGPSEFIPVAEETGLIVPIGSWVLEEACRQGAAWRSRMGPAGPFMMSVNLSARQLLQPGLAAFVHSTLESTGLAPSDLVLEVTETVLIDDADHATRVLNELRAVGVRVSIDDFGTGYASLTYLRRLPVDILKVDQTFVRGLVGEGVDTGIVQTIVDLGARLGLTIIAEGVELEIQAEWLKKLGCRIAQGFYFSVPATAGELEEKLLAPGDISEMQSQGRLGF from the coding sequence ATGAACCGTGTGGGAGCGGATTTCCGTCTGCTGCTCGTTGAGGACAGTCGCGCCGATGCGCACCTCGTGCAGCTGATGCTCGACGGAGCCGAGCCTTCATCGTGGGTCATGACCCACGTGTCGACCCTGGCCGATGCCAGGAGTGCGTTGCGCAACCACCTCTTCGACTGCATTCTGCTGGATCTCACCCTCCCCGATGCCGATCGGCTCGAGGGCCTCGAGCAAGTGCGGGCTCTGGCCCCTTCTGTTCCGGTCGTCGTGCTGACCGGCCACGATGACGAGGAACTCGCACTCACGGCGTTGCACGAGGGTGCGCAGGACTACCTGATCAAAGGCCAGGTCGACGGAGCTCTCCTCGTTCGTGCGATTCGGTATTCGGTCGAACGACAGCGAGCGGAACTCGAACTCGCCTTCCAGTCCACCCACGACGTACTCACCGGATTACCGAACCGCATTCTCTTCATCGACCGGCTCGGGCTCGGACTGGCACGGATGAGGCGCAAGCCATCCATGCTGGCCGTGATGTTCCTCGACATCGATGGATTCAAATTCATCAACGACAGCCTCGGCCACGACACAGGGGATGATTTGCTCCGCGCAGTAGCCGAACGTATCCGCGAAGCCCTCCGGCCGGGGGACACGGTTGCGCGGTTTGGCGGCGATGAGTTCACCATCCTCTCGGAGGAGATCGGTGATGCGTCCGAGGCCATCCGGATTGCCGACCGGTTGCGGGCAACCCTGCAATCGCCGTTCTTGCTCGACGGACAGGAGTTCTTCGTGACCGCCTCCATCGGCATCGTGCTGGCCGATGATCCCGACGACCGACCAGAAGATCTGCTCCGCGACGCAGACGCGGCGATGTACCAGGCGAAGGACCGTGGCAAGGCGCGCTATGAGCTCTTCGATGAGGTGATGCGCGTTCGGGTTGCCCGGCGAATCGAGACCGAAACAGGGCTTCATCGGGCGATCGAGAATGGTGAGTTCACGCTCCTGTATCAACCCGAGATCGAGCTGACCACGGGTCGGGTGGTCGGAGTAGAGGCCCTCGTGTCGTGGCAACACGCCAGCCGTGGATTGGTCGGTCCGAGTGAGTTCATTCCTGTTGCCGAGGAGACCGGGTTGATCGTGCCGATCGGGTCGTGGGTTCTCGAAGAAGCCTGCAGGCAGGGAGCGGCGTGGCGCAGTCGTATGGGTCCCGCCGGCCCGTTCATGATGTCGGTGAACCTCTCCGCCCGGCAACTCCTCCAACCGGGTCTGGCTGCCTTCGTTCATTCCACGCTCGAAAGCACCGGCCTGGCTCCGAGTGATCTGGTTCTGGAGGTCACCGAGACGGTTCTGATCGACGATGCAGACCACGCCACCAGAGTCCTCAACGAATTGAGGGCCGTGGGGGTGCGGGTCAGCATCGACGACTTCGGAACCGGCTACGCCTCGCTGACCTATCTGCGCCGGCTTCCGGTCGACATCTTGAAGGTGGATCAAACGTTTGTGAGGGGCCTGGTCGGCGAGGGGGTCGACACCGGAATTGTCCAGACCATCGTCGACCTGGGAGCGCGACTGGGTCTGACCATCATTGCCGAGGGCGTCGAGCTCGAGATCCAGGCCGAGTGGCTCAAGAAGCTGGGTTGTCGGATCGCGCAGGGCTTCTACTTCAGCGTGCCGGCTACCGCCGGCGAACTAGAGGAGAAACTACTGGCGCCCGGCGACATCTCGGAGATGCAATCGCAGGGGAGGCTCGGGTTCTGA
- a CDS encoding PQQ-dependent sugar dehydrogenase — protein MRWLIVLSLVVAACSGPGQEAIVIDTTAPGAATGVAGPTPATATGGSTTTTQPAPDTTTVTGVSSDPLLGLAYEEVAANLGFPVFVDAPTDDPRLFIVSKDGYIWVWRSGAILEDPFLDISDLVRDEGEQGLLGLAFDPSFADTGRFFVHYSDARGDTVLASYHVSADPDRADPASGEILFEADQPASNHNGGMLTFGPGGFLYLALGDGGRSNDAFGNGQRSDTVFGAILRFEVDPFGPAPGNQFDEVWSYGLRNPWRFSFDTDLIYIADVGQNTYEEIDVAPASRQGLNFGWPLTEGLHCFAPPSGCDVDGLTLPVLEVTHGDGGACSITGGYVYRGSEIPELTGHYFYSDYCGGWLRSFVWDGSAVTQPTDWTDDLGTLGAVTSFGTDAFGELYVTAGKSVYKIVPVR, from the coding sequence ATGCGCTGGTTGATCGTTCTTTCATTGGTGGTCGCCGCCTGCTCCGGTCCGGGGCAAGAGGCCATCGTCATTGACACCACCGCACCGGGAGCGGCTACCGGCGTTGCCGGACCTACGCCGGCGACGGCGACCGGAGGCTCTACGACTACCACTCAACCTGCGCCGGATACCACAACCGTCACCGGTGTCTCCTCGGATCCGCTGCTGGGTCTTGCATATGAGGAAGTCGCCGCCAATCTGGGCTTCCCGGTCTTTGTCGACGCCCCCACGGATGATCCGCGGCTGTTCATCGTTTCCAAAGATGGTTACATATGGGTCTGGCGGTCGGGCGCCATCCTCGAGGATCCGTTCCTCGATATCTCGGATCTTGTGCGCGATGAGGGCGAGCAGGGACTGCTCGGGCTTGCCTTCGATCCTTCCTTCGCAGACACCGGGCGGTTCTTTGTCCACTACTCCGACGCCCGGGGTGACACCGTGCTCGCCTCGTACCACGTCTCTGCGGATCCCGACCGCGCCGACCCTGCCTCGGGCGAGATCCTGTTTGAAGCCGACCAGCCGGCCTCCAACCACAACGGTGGAATGCTGACGTTCGGGCCCGGCGGGTTTCTATATCTGGCACTTGGCGACGGCGGCCGCTCCAACGACGCGTTTGGAAACGGTCAGCGGAGCGACACCGTTTTCGGGGCGATCCTCCGCTTCGAAGTCGACCCGTTCGGACCCGCCCCCGGCAACCAGTTCGATGAGGTGTGGTCGTACGGGCTCCGCAACCCGTGGCGCTTTTCCTTCGACACCGACCTGATCTACATCGCAGACGTCGGTCAGAACACCTATGAGGAGATCGACGTTGCACCGGCATCACGGCAGGGCCTCAACTTCGGCTGGCCGCTCACGGAAGGGCTGCACTGCTTTGCCCCTCCGAGCGGATGCGACGTAGATGGTCTCACGCTGCCGGTCCTCGAGGTGACCCACGGTGACGGTGGAGCATGCTCCATCACCGGTGGGTACGTGTACCGCGGCAGTGAGATCCCGGAACTCACCGGTCACTATTTCTACTCGGACTACTGCGGCGGATGGCTGCGCAGTTTCGTCTGGGATGGATCGGCGGTCACGCAACCGACAGACTGGACGGACGACCTTGGGACCCTCGGCGCGGTGACTTCGTTCGGTACGGATGCCTTCGGTGAGCTCTACGTGACGGCAGGCAAATCGGTCTACAAGATCGTCCCGGTCCGTTGA
- a CDS encoding CPBP family intramembrane metalloprotease has product MQITAPTRARTMWHTYVTATRRETDGASDVYRINTPSVDADRRATIVLITSVVVLMITNFGTDWQWMAGLAGSIGVDGPTAAFTTSGTAGFNRLAWWAVIQISAYVALPLVAIRYGLRGRPADFGAARSIKHAPVYLGLLAFSIPIIVAVSFTGAFQAKYPFYDLAPGEPFWPYLWIWWLLYALQFIALEFFFRGFMVHGLKHRFGYMAVIIMVVPYTMIHFRKPLLEAIGAIFGGTILGTMSLKTRSVWWGAALHITIAGTMDVLSLAHKGLL; this is encoded by the coding sequence ATGCAGATCACGGCACCGACCAGAGCCCGAACCATGTGGCACACCTACGTCACGGCGACCCGCCGGGAAACCGATGGGGCGTCCGACGTCTACCGGATCAATACGCCTTCGGTCGACGCCGACCGCCGGGCAACGATCGTGCTCATCACGTCCGTGGTTGTGCTGATGATCACCAACTTCGGCACCGATTGGCAGTGGATGGCCGGACTGGCCGGAAGCATCGGCGTTGACGGCCCGACCGCGGCCTTCACGACATCGGGAACTGCCGGGTTCAACCGGCTCGCCTGGTGGGCAGTGATTCAGATCTCGGCGTACGTCGCCCTTCCCCTCGTGGCGATTCGATACGGGCTGCGCGGCCGACCGGCCGACTTCGGCGCTGCCCGTTCGATCAAACACGCTCCCGTCTACCTCGGCCTCCTGGCCTTCAGCATCCCCATCATCGTGGCGGTTTCGTTCACCGGGGCATTTCAGGCGAAGTACCCGTTCTACGATCTGGCACCAGGAGAGCCCTTCTGGCCCTATTTGTGGATCTGGTGGCTCCTTTACGCTCTGCAGTTCATCGCACTCGAGTTTTTCTTTCGCGGATTCATGGTGCACGGACTCAAGCATCGGTTCGGCTACATGGCCGTGATCATCATGGTTGTCCCCTACACGATGATCCACTTTCGCAAGCCGCTCCTGGAAGCCATCGGCGCGATCTTCGGAGGCACGATCCTGGGAACGATGAGCCTGAAGACGCGCTCGGTCTGGTGGGGGGCTGCACTCCACATCACCATCGCCGGAACGATGGATGTGCTGTCGCTGGCCCACAAGGGCCTCCTCTAG
- a CDS encoding ATP-binding protein — protein sequence MIEREFAGRVIGTDDATPLEFWVSVAEGQYLQLDDVVALERTLPDGEIVKIYGMVGQVRARHEGARFDSDVFLIEDGLLPAEVSESAQVTATRFEPEVFVPPRPGQEVRRARGEERDEALFFDKMTERLPIGLSRSGEVFYANLEFLDGRRGAHVNISGISGVATKTTYATFLLHSLFGSGVLGARSVNTKALIFNVKGEDLLFLDRPNVALDDTQADRYLLLGLPAEPFRSVGIFAPPRRGSTTGAPDVNARTEGVTSFYWSLAEFCHDDLLPFLFADSEDDRAHYTMVVYNVMAQLRRASKLDDGGVVIEGTTVRTFRELADLITLRVQDEEERYQWAGPAIGTGTVNAFVRRLQGAVRHVEGLIRADLPNPERHRVALDHQVTVVDLHNLHDRAKRFVVGVTVRRAFDDKEKAGQSDELLMIVLDELNKYAPREGSSPIKEILLDVAERGRSLGVILIGAQQTASEVERRIIANSSIRVVGRLDSAEASRDEYGFLPSVQRQRATILKPGTMLVTQPEIPVPLVLEFPFPAWATRASEAGPAPAGDQPDDPFEGLT from the coding sequence TTGATCGAGCGCGAGTTTGCAGGCAGAGTGATCGGAACCGACGATGCCACTCCGTTGGAGTTCTGGGTGAGCGTGGCGGAAGGGCAGTACCTTCAGCTCGATGATGTGGTGGCGCTCGAACGCACCCTTCCCGATGGAGAGATCGTGAAGATCTACGGCATGGTCGGCCAGGTCCGGGCCCGTCATGAAGGTGCGCGGTTCGACTCGGATGTGTTCCTCATTGAGGATGGTCTGCTGCCGGCGGAGGTGTCGGAGTCCGCCCAGGTGACGGCGACCCGCTTCGAGCCGGAGGTTTTCGTGCCCCCGCGGCCCGGCCAGGAAGTGCGGCGCGCACGCGGTGAGGAGCGGGATGAGGCGCTGTTCTTCGACAAGATGACGGAGCGCCTCCCGATCGGGTTGTCGCGCAGCGGCGAGGTGTTCTACGCCAACCTGGAGTTCCTCGACGGCCGCCGGGGAGCGCACGTCAATATCTCCGGTATTTCCGGCGTTGCTACCAAGACGACGTATGCGACGTTCTTGCTCCATTCCCTGTTCGGCTCCGGTGTGCTCGGTGCAAGATCTGTCAATACGAAGGCGCTCATCTTCAACGTGAAAGGCGAAGATCTCCTCTTCCTCGACCGACCCAATGTGGCCCTCGATGACACCCAGGCAGATCGCTATCTCCTGCTGGGCTTGCCTGCCGAGCCATTTCGGTCGGTAGGGATATTCGCCCCACCCCGGCGCGGGTCGACCACCGGGGCTCCGGATGTCAATGCCCGCACCGAGGGCGTGACCTCCTTCTACTGGAGCCTGGCGGAGTTCTGCCACGACGACCTGCTGCCATTCCTGTTTGCGGACTCGGAGGACGACAGAGCTCACTACACGATGGTCGTCTACAACGTCATGGCGCAGTTGCGGCGGGCTTCCAAGCTAGACGATGGTGGGGTCGTCATCGAGGGAACCACCGTCCGGACCTTTCGTGAGCTGGCCGACCTCATCACCCTGCGAGTTCAGGACGAGGAGGAGCGCTACCAGTGGGCCGGCCCGGCCATCGGGACGGGCACCGTCAACGCCTTTGTGCGTCGTCTCCAGGGGGCGGTTCGCCACGTCGAAGGATTGATAAGAGCTGATCTCCCGAATCCAGAGCGTCACCGGGTGGCCCTCGACCATCAGGTGACGGTCGTCGACCTGCACAACCTCCACGACCGGGCCAAGCGGTTCGTCGTCGGCGTGACCGTGCGGCGAGCGTTCGACGACAAGGAGAAGGCAGGGCAGTCGGACGAACTGCTGATGATCGTGCTCGATGAGCTGAACAAGTATGCCCCGAGGGAGGGCTCGAGCCCCATCAAAGAGATCCTGCTCGATGTTGCCGAACGCGGCCGATCGCTCGGTGTGATCCTCATCGGAGCACAGCAGACGGCCTCAGAGGTCGAGCGACGGATCATCGCCAACTCCTCGATCCGCGTGGTCGGAAGGCTGGATTCCGCCGAAGCGTCCCGCGATGAATACGGGTTCTTGCCCTCGGTACAGCGACAGCGGGCCACGATCCTCAAGCCCGGCACCATGCTGGTCACGCAACCCGAAATCCCTGTTCCGCTGGTTCTCGAGTTCCCGTTCCCGGCCTGGGCGACGCGAGCCAGCGAAGCCGGCCCGGCGCCTGCCGGTGACCAACCAGACGACCCGTTCGAAGGGTTGACCTAG